CATGAAAATTGAGGTGGTTGCCAAAGACAATCGCTTAGCCAATCTTTTAGAGATTACCCCACATACCTACCGTGAGGCCATAGACATGGCATTCGTAAAAATAGAACAGAATCTAGTAGTCAGTAGTTGGAAGGACAGTCTGATCAGTGGCCGTTTTAATAAAAATCTTGAAAAGTATATTCAGGTACCCAAATTTGGGGTACTTAGGGATGTACAAACCATGAAGATAAACAACCCCAAACAAGTCTTGAAAAACATTTGGAAAATTGGTGGCACCAATGGATGGTATTATGGTAATTGGTTGTGGAAAATCCGAGGATTTTTAGATAAATTGATAGGTGGTGTTGGTCTTAGAAGAGGTAGAACCCATCCCGATAAAATCTTTGCGGGTGATGCACTGGACTTTTGGAGAGTGCTTTTAGCCGATAAAAAAGGTAAACGACTATTACTCTTCGCCGAAATGAAACTGCCGGGAGAAGCATGGTTAGAATTCAAAATTGATGAAAACAACGTTTTACATCAAACGGCAACCTTTAGACCGCGAGGTTTACGAGGTAGGTTATATTGGTACAGTATAGTACCACTCCACTATTTTATCTTTGGAGGTATGATACGGAACATAGCGAAGACCAGAAAAGGGGAAAACTAGTTTATCGGCGTTACCCGTTACACTAGAAATGTCAGCTTTAAAACATCTTAATAAACCAAGGTTCGTCCCAAAGAAAAGCTATGCTAATTTTAGTGGCATTTCTCTCAACCGCTGTCCCGTAAGTCGGAATACCGCATTGGCAATCGCTGCACCAATGGGCCCTAGAGGAGGTTCTCCTACCGCACCGGGAGTATCTGTACCTTGAAGCAGCACCACTTCAATCTCTTTAGGGGCATGTTTCATTAGCGCCATTTCATAAGGTCCGTAAATGGTCGGTGTCAAGACACCATCTTCCACTTCCATCTTTTCAAATAGGGCTGCGCTCATACCCATTATAATAGCTCCTTCGCACTGTGCGCGTACTTGGTCCGGATTCACTACAAGCCCCGGGTCCATGGCACAGGTAACCTTATGAACTTTAATTTCATTTTCCAAAATGGACACTTCTACTACTTGTGCACATGGCGTGTTGGTGTCGGTTGAAACCGCAAGCCCCATAGCTTTGCCATCGATTACATCATCAGTATAGCCAGCATTTTCTATAACGGCTTCAATAACAGATTTCAGACGGTCTCCTCGTTCATCGTTCTGTATCTGCGCCAAACGGAATTCGGCAGGATTTCTGCCTGCTTTGATAGCCAGTTCATCCATAAAACTTTCTATTGCAAATGTATTTGCCAGCAATCCTAAACTACGCCACCAACTAGTAGCAAAAGGCAGTTTAACACGCCAAGAAATAGCCCGATAATTTGGTATGGCCCCATACTGTATCATTCCACCCCGCCAAGCTCCTAAATCGGCACCAAGCACAGGTTCAGCTATACTTGGGACTATTGGGGACCCAAAGGCTACGTCACCACTAGATACATTGTGCTCTAGAGCTTCAACGAGTCCGTCCGGTAATAACTTTGCTTTCATGATATGGTGGGTGGGCGGCCTAAACGTATCGTTTTGAAATTCTTCTTTTCGGGTAAAGAAACATTTAACGGGTCTGCCCACAGCCTTGGACAAAACGGCCGCCTGTATGCCATTTGGAGTGTGCAACCTCCTTCCAAAACCACCTCCTAGGAACGTAGGCACAATATTTACTTGCTCCACTTCAAAACCCAAACGATCCGCGATTTCTTTCCGGGTAAAATTAACGACCTGGGTAGACATCATGATAGTTGCACTATCCTCGGTAACAAAGGCTAGTGCCCCGTTAGGTTCTAATTGGGCATGCGCACCGATTGGGCTCCAGTAATCGGCAACGATAATATTTTCTCCCTCTTCTAAAACAGCTTTAGCATTCCCCTCTTTTTGGATGACGAAAGGTTTCCCCTCTCCAACGGTGACCATTGCTTTTATATCTGCGGTTTGAAGCGTTTGGTTACTTTCCCATTCCGCTTGTATTGCAGTCTTGGCATTTTCAGCCTCAATTAAGGAATTGGCTACGACTCCTACGAAATCGTCCTGCTTTACTATTTTCACCACTCCAGGCATGGCCTCAGCTTTGGAAGTATCAGCTCCCAAATACACCGAACCTATCCTAGAAGGACGCACCACAGCTCCGTAAAGCATATCTGGCATCGTAGCATCCATACCAAAAATGGGCGACCCAAAAACCTTATCCTCTAAATCTACACGGGCAATAGGTTTGCCCACAAATTTGTAATCCGATACCGGTTTTAATGTTGGGGTTTCGGGGATTTGCCATTCACTGACCCCTTTAACAGCCTGTGCATAAGACATGGTCTTATCCGCAGCTGTAATCATCCCCTTATCAATAGAAACGGTTGAGGCATCAACTTGCATTTTTTTCGCAGCCTCCTGAACTATCATAACGCGCATGGTAGCCGCTAATTCTCGAAGCGGCATCCATAATGACGAAATAGATGTACTACCTCCTGTTGCGAAAGCATCAATATTGCCCGAAGCGGAATCTGCATGTACTACTTGCATTTGCTCCATAGCAACTCCAAGTTCATCCGCAGCTATTTGCGCTAACCCTGTAAAAGTTCCTTGCCCCATTTCAACTTTAGGACTATGAAGTACAACGTTGTTATCCTTGGTTATCTCAAACCAAATAATCGGAGTTTCCGTATTTCCTTGATAGGGAGCGTCCGCCGTATTCACCATCCCCGCTATTTCCCTACGTATCGGGTTTCTGAACAAGTATGTCCCTACTGCTAAAACGCCCACCGTACCCAGACCTCCTCTCACCAGAAAAGCTCGTCGTGATAATTTTTTCTTACCTGCCATAAGCTATGCGTTTAAGTTTTCTGATTCCTCGGGAGATACACTAAGCTCAGCTGCCCTATGTATCGCTTTCCTCATACGGTAATAGGTAGCGCATCGGCAAACATTAATGATGTTAACATCGATATCCTCATCAGTAGGATTTGGATTTTTCTTCAACAAGGCCGCAGTGGCCATTATAAAACCAGGTTGACAATAGCCACACTGTGGTACGACCTCCTCAATCCAAGCGCGCTGTACTGGATGAGGGTTGGCCTTTGTTCCCAATCCTTCTATAGTAGTAATCTCTTTTCCGTCGGCAAATTTGACAGCATAAGAACAGGAACGCACCGCCTCCCCTTCAACATGTAAGGTACATGCCCCACAAGCCGCTTTACCGCAACCGAATTTAGTGCCTTTCAGATTTAAGATGTCTCGAATGACCCATAATAAAGGAGTATCGGTATCAGCAATATCAATCGTATGATAATCGCCATTTACCGTCAAGGATATTTTCATAATCACTTTTATTTAGATGGAATACTATGTCCTTCCTTAAACCACTTTTTAACCGCAGCTATATATTCTTCTTTGGGAACGGGCGGTACTTCTCTAGGCACGCCGTTAGCATTTACCCCAGGTGCCCAAGCCCACAAGACTAGTTCGTGCTCCGTTAAATGATGCATGGTTTCTTCTGGCGTCCTACCTCCATTTCTTTCGGGGTCCATCATGGACTCGGCAATTTCAATTTTACTCAACCCCTCCCAATACATGGAAGCCGGTGCCAGGGCCCATTCCGGCGCACCGGGCACTCCCGAGTATGAATTATTTTCGGATTGATGGCAAGTAATACATTGGGTAGCAGCGGAGCTTTCCTTATCCATTCCCCTTCTAATTCCGAAATAGTGAGGGTGACTATCATCTCCCTGTTTGGGTATATTATCATTAGGATGGCAATTGACACACCGCT
This genomic window from Maribacter sp. MJ134 contains:
- a CDS encoding xanthine dehydrogenase family protein molybdopterin-binding subunit yields the protein MAGKKKLSRRAFLVRGGLGTVGVLAVGTYLFRNPIRREIAGMVNTADAPYQGNTETPIIWFEITKDNNVVLHSPKVEMGQGTFTGLAQIAADELGVAMEQMQVVHADSASGNIDAFATGGSTSISSLWMPLRELAATMRVMIVQEAAKKMQVDASTVSIDKGMITAADKTMSYAQAVKGVSEWQIPETPTLKPVSDYKFVGKPIARVDLEDKVFGSPIFGMDATMPDMLYGAVVRPSRIGSVYLGADTSKAEAMPGVVKIVKQDDFVGVVANSLIEAENAKTAIQAEWESNQTLQTADIKAMVTVGEGKPFVIQKEGNAKAVLEEGENIIVADYWSPIGAHAQLEPNGALAFVTEDSATIMMSTQVVNFTRKEIADRLGFEVEQVNIVPTFLGGGFGRRLHTPNGIQAAVLSKAVGRPVKCFFTRKEEFQNDTFRPPTHHIMKAKLLPDGLVEALEHNVSSGDVAFGSPIVPSIAEPVLGADLGAWRGGMIQYGAIPNYRAISWRVKLPFATSWWRSLGLLANTFAIESFMDELAIKAGRNPAEFRLAQIQNDERGDRLKSVIEAVIENAGYTDDVIDGKAMGLAVSTDTNTPCAQVVEVSILENEIKVHKVTCAMDPGLVVNPDQVRAQCEGAIIMGMSAALFEKMEVEDGVLTPTIYGPYEMALMKHAPKEIEVVLLQGTDTPGAVGEPPLGPIGAAIANAVFRLTGQRLREMPLKLA
- a CDS encoding (2Fe-2S)-binding protein — translated: MKISLTVNGDYHTIDIADTDTPLLWVIRDILNLKGTKFGCGKAACGACTLHVEGEAVRSCSYAVKFADGKEITTIEGLGTKANPHPVQRAWIEEVVPQCGYCQPGFIMATAALLKKNPNPTDEDIDVNIINVCRCATYYRMRKAIHRAAELSVSPEESENLNA